The Zingiber officinale cultivar Zhangliang chromosome 2A, Zo_v1.1, whole genome shotgun sequence genomic sequence TTATTTGCGTTGAGTGGtatcaagttttcataatttACCGGAATGATATGTTTCAAACATTTTCACCCAACATGGTACAAAATTTAAAACCATGCTCAACATAGACAATATTTCCTTTCTATGCTTCATCTCCTTCCTTTTAAAACTCCAATCCATTATCAACACCATGCATTGAAACATTGATACGATATCGAAACAAAGATCGAAACTTTAGCACAActcgagattttgaaccttggCATCAACTACCTATTACTTTATTAGTTAgcataattaattatataatttaatttgtcattgttcttaaaAAGAGAACAAACAATATAGGTATACAATTATGAATACAAAAGGACAGGCAGCATGAATGAAAGTTGTCAAGCAATAAGAGTAAAAATGAATCataaatatttctactttttaCAACTATATAATTGTAACATCTAATTTCATAAGTTTTTGAAGTCATGGTAATGGACACATCAGGTCATCAATGTGTGCCAATTGCAATGGAAGGAACCATTCTAAACTTGCTAGATTTGGACATTAGTCAGGTATTTGTACTCTTGAGGAAATGGCCTTTGCATCCATTAACATTAACTCGTTGCAGCACATCACATCTCTTACGTATGATGGAGTGCAGTGAGAGCTTAGTGGGTTGGTCTCCGAACAGTCAGGGTGGCACAAGGACGATGAGGCCACCGAGAACAATGAAAATCACTAAAGGTGAAAAAGGGGATGAGTGAGATGACAAGAGAAGACGGGAGTGGAGAGAGTTGTGACATTTGCaatgaaaaaggaaagaaaaaaaataaaaaaaccaaAAAACAACTACACCTAGTGGGGAGGAGGTGATTAGGTTTTAATTGACATTTTGCaattttctccattaattttaataaaaattataatttgattCATAAAAATGACTGATGTAACAACTATTCTATAGATGCCCCTTTCCCCTTATTTTGTATTAAGCTGTCAAAACTTTTGAAAGTTTTGTTCTCGGTTTCATTCACCGCTTTCTTTACAACTTTCTTAGTTCTTATAAGTGTTTAATAACTTATAGATGTTCTTTTTCCATCACTTTCTCTCACGCTTCCTCATTTCACCGCCAAGGTTCTATATTTGATGGTGCCTTAACTCATTGATTATGCTCTTGGCTACTGATTTCAAATTTGATGTCATCTTATCTCATGTCCTATGCGAGTCGCTATGTATTCATCCTAATACTTGTGCTCATACCCTCTCCTTAAAGATATTttatttcccatcctttaaccTCCCCCACTTGATCCCAGGAGCCACACATGTTTTCTATTAGCTATTATAAGTTTTATATTATTGCAAAATTCAATAtagttttttctttttcatttcttattcCAAAACCATTACCTCCGTATCATGTTCCTCATTTCTTATTCGCCATTTATATCTCTTTCTATTAAAATCATCTTatttttttatactacctcatccTGGTGTTCTCAAAACCTATGTTTGGTGTCTTCATCAAATCTTGTTTAAGGtgcatatatattaattatattaatagttTCTTTTGTTATCTTTATCTTGAGTGCTATAATCCAATTTCCTTTTCATACTACTACTATTTTGTTCCTTAACAAATTATTTACAAATATACGTATAACATTTCTCATTTTACTTTTtcttgtgtaccataacttaacactcaagttctctatcatctttgcatTCTCCCCTACCTATTTTGTCTTATCCTAATTATTGTATCTACTACCTCAAGTGTTTTGCTAATGAGTTTTCTTTCGTTTCACCTTCTAAATCTAAGATAATTGAATTTCCTATAATGCCTATTGTTATCTAATCTAAGGTGTGAGAACTTTTGCATCCGTAAGACTACACTCAAATTCTTATGGAGATGTATTAAACCTTTTCGAGACGTTGCAGTCATCCATACAATTTCAGGTACAACCTAGTATTAATGCAATAGTTTGATGGATTCATACATAGCATTTGTCTATGTTTTACTTGCAATCTAATGCAGCCCTCCTTTATTTGAGCTTGGAACTTGTTATGGCGGAGTTTATTCGACATGGGCGGAGTTATATACATATTATAgatgagaaaaattaaaatttaattagttgCATGTATATTTAACTTTGTAGAGTACgatgattaaattaattaacaaatATAAAGAGAAGAGCAAACATATCTTAgcaatctaattaattattaagtaaaaatttaattataataaaaattaattgatattattaataatttaattaaataagtatcaaaatcATATTAACACAATTTGATACTTTGCCAAAATGGTATCGATTAATATTTGAAACTTTGGGATGATTTGAAATTTTAAAGCTTCGTTCAAGGTTCATATTATTCATAGTCTACCTATTATTGTTTCTTTGCTAAGGTGCACCTAGGAATCAAGAAGCCTTTGATCATTAGATTCATAACATAGTGCATAACTTCCTTATGTGCATGTATTTATTCCCTTGTAATTGTGTCAGTCTAAGTTCAATTCTTAATCTTGGAAAGGTTAGGGATTTATCTCTTGGATGTCAGAAACATGGCTTACGTTTTGTGCTGGGCGAAATGGGCATAATTTGTTGCTCTAATCATCACCCAACATTGGCACCGTGGGTTGTCGCGGGATCATGGAGGTGTCGTGATCCTGCGGCGAACTACGCGGGGTCGTAGCCCTACGGTGAACTACGTGGGGTCACGGTCCTACGACTGCAATCGCGGAGGCCATTGCCACGACGCCACCATGATGCAGGTGGGATGTAGAAGAAAACTTaggtttataattaaatttagagTTAATAAtttcaattctaataaaattatctcatcaatttaatatatatttttgtttattttaattttaaaatatataataaaatttttatttatttatttaccataTGGAGGTGCCatgatctcttttttttttcctttttaaaaaatattttattgtttttattttttaaatatttaggttaacttttttattttaattaatatattttatatttaaaaagtaTCATAATTATATCGGCATGACACGATATAGTATCGAAACTGTATTGTTCCGGTCATAAACTAAAACTCTAATGCGGTTGagattttaaatcatggttagaAGAATTAATTTTTTCATCCTATGCACgatactattatttttttatttattttttgataatcCAGGTGTCCAGACCCCTACATACCCAACTAATCGTGGAGATGGACAACCCTTCTCTTTATTTGTCCACCAAATAAATACGAAAGGGCTCACGGTAGTGCATCCGTAGTCCAATTTTCATAGTCCCTCCACTGTAGGGTTGCTTAGGCCTTGAACCGGGTACTTGAACCATGGATTTCTCAACATAGTTTTTTCCTCCAAATTAAGTGTCCACCCATGTCCGAGGATTGACCTATGGTGCTCTAGGAATCCACCTTGACACTTTACCATTGCCCCGTGCACGGGAGGGCATGCACGGTGCTATTATTGGTATTAATATAGTATCACCATTAGTCAAaatcttattatatttttaaatttattattttaaattgtaACTTAATTGTTTATGTATATAAACTTATatttagtggtatcaaagccaagtaGAAGAGGATTGCAGAATTAGAACTGATTTGAATTCAAACATGTTGATTTTTGGCATGGTACAAtaccaaaaatttatttattttttcaatcaaTGATTAAAACTCCTAcataaaacaagtttcaacttttgaCTTAAAGTGTTGAATTGGCTTGTTGAAGGTGGGGAAGTAATAAAGGCAGGTGTGTATTTTGGTGACTTTAGGGAAAGCTATAAAAAAAGAAGTGTTAATGATGATGTATGAGAGTATGAAGAATATGTTATTGAAAAGAGAAAAAttaacacttttttttttgttatcataATATAGAGAGGGGAGGTTATACCATCGTATCAAAGTTGTGGCCTTCTCCTAATGAGATTATTTGAGACAATCCTAACTCTAGGACCATCTGTTTAAATACTTAGTTGAGAAAGATGCGTCCGGGGTCAGTATAATCATCTTTTGCTACAACTAAGTTGAGAAAGATAAAATATTCTATTATATTCAGAGAGAAATATCACATCACATAATTGGGACACAAGACATTTATCTATTGGTTCAAGTCTCTTATATATATCCATATACTTGTGTACCATCTATAAAACTCAACTCCAATGTTTCTTGCTAAATACTTCTACTTTTAGATAACTAGAGCACAAGCATTTTATTACATTGGTACTGTTATTCTCCTTGATATCCAATCTTCCTGAGCTTAAACTAACAATGCTGATTCAGTGTTTACTTCAGTTTTTGAACTGATATCTTTTACTAAAATCTTATACTCTCTTCAGGTGCCTGAGGGACTTGAAATGTGTGTTCGACTTATGCTTCCTGGAGAGATAGCACTGGTCACTAGTCCTCCTGATTATGCATATGATAAATTTTCAAGGTAACTTTCTAAATTAAGTCATTTATTTTCAGAaagtgagtttctgaatttcattGTATCATTTCATTTACAGGCCTGCTAATGTTCCTGAAGGAGCTCATGTCCAGTGGGAAATCGAGTTGCTTGGCTTTGAGATGCCCAAGGTAATCTCAATTCTGATCCACAGTTCTCTAGCTAAAGTTACAATATGCCATGATCCTTATGCGCATGTTCATCTCGTTATCATTCTTTGTGCACTTACTAAGTGCATCATTTTAGGAATTATGGAATTGTTGGGTGTTTTTGTGAGATTAACTTCAAATTCTATTCTGCTGTTTAAATTTTACACTTGTTACATTAACCCACATTTGATTGCTGAATACAGGATTGGACTGGATTGACATTTCAAGAAATTATGGATGAGGCAGAAAACATCAAAAACACGGTATTCATTTTTGACCTATACATTCCCTCTTGTGAATTGATATTTTCATAATTCTGTTTAATCATATATTtggtatttaatttttttgttaatcTATCCATCTGTGAGAGCTTTCCTTGTTAGCATTGAAGGATAAGtagttttgataaattttaagcaTATGTTGCATCTGCTTTGTGGCACATCAGTATGATAAGATGATGAGAGACCATTTGCATATTCGTCAACTCTGTATCTACCTTTTTGTACCTGTCTACCACTTCTGTATCTTCGTCGGACATCGAAACTCAGACAATGATACTCCTAGTCTACACATCTCTTAATGATCATGtgtaaataaatttagaaataattgTGTTGAACGCTAGGATCCACACCAGTTTCAAGTAAATGTACTGTGTCATCTAAGTGGCATAGGGCTTAGGGATAAAGTGTTTTGGCAGCTACCTGTCTACCTGTTGCACTTTCCTCATTTTATTGTGATGGGCTGAAAATGTTGACTaggtttttacttttttatgtttgCTGCTCAATATTGTGTTTTTCTAGGGATTCACATGCTTTTTTGTTCTTCCATCTTAACATATGAATTCATTTCGAGTTTGCTGGAGAAAAACCATAAGTACtacttgttttttttccttttagggAAATAGGTTATTCAAAGAAGGGAAGTATGAACTTGCTAAAGCAAAGTATGAGAAGGtacaacttgattttttttcatgtttatGTTCTTAACAGGTTTCATTGAAATATTGTTGTACTCTGATGGTGTATTTAGTTCATGAAGATGACTAGTCTGTTCCCTTATGAGTTTTCACTAAATAAAAACTTTCACACGTTTGGTTTTTACAAGGACTTTAGATATTATTGAGTTATATTTGAAATGTTGAATGCTGAGTTCAAGTTTTGATATTATGTTTGATGCTTGTTAAGTAAAAGTTAATTTCGGATTAGCTGAAGTCACCAAGTaggcatgatatgataagtaagtTTAAATTGGATTTAATTTGGATTTCTTTGAtcagtttaaatttaaattaaatttatatacaaaataatttaatctataatagtatattttataagattaaaaaatatattatattttttttaatatttttttaacaatctatttcctccatgttatggaagttgttttttctttgtttattttgtgGATAGGAGGAAAAAAATAACTCTTTTAAGAgggtttttttttcaatttgacTTGATACATCATGATAGAGCCAGCAAAGTCATTTAGATTAGGCAGCATGAACAAGTCAAATAGGTCGGTTGAGATTCGAGATTCCATCGAGTTCGATAGACCAATCAGAAAAGGAGAGAGAACCAACAAGTCAATGTTCCTTATTAAGCTAGGCAAACAAGGTAGATTAGTTCTATTGGACTAGGCACTTGTACTAGTTAGACgagctaaaaaaaaatattcatgcatggttgtttttttccttgtgagAATTATTCTTTTGTTTATTCTTTATAACATTCCTACAAACAATAGTTAAATGCATGAACCAAACTAAAGAATACTTGTTTGATATCCAATTGTCTATGCTATTTGTTGGAAATTGATTTGTCAAAATATTATTTGAGTGATGGAGGAGACCATGATATTCATCCATTTGCTTTGACTTGATCAAAAGAGGGCAtgagctcatacatgagcatggTCCATGGACTCAAATGCTTGAATGCTAAAGTATGCACAAATGTTAGTTCATGTGTGATTAAAATCAAGGAATTTTTAAGAGGACATTAATTGCACGTGAAAGAATAGTAGTGCCATCCACACTTACTAGCATGGTGCGAAATGACACAATGGaaattagggatgacaatttcctcCGAACTCAATCGAGGATGCGACATCCAATCTGAATGGAGGGACTACCGATATCTAATATCtaacccgaatacccgattatattatattatattatattatattatattatatatatatatatatatatatcgatatTAGGAGTAggttatatagatgtttaatttagttttttatttatatcTCCTTTTTTAAAATATGATATTAATTCTAATATGTTTTTGtagaatgataatagttggatggAAGGAAGAAAAATTTAGTATAAAAGATATTCAATTCTTTAATGGGTCTAATATCCGATGGATATGGGCACGAAGGATATGGAATCTaatccgaacccgacccattCCCATCCCTATGGGAAATCATGTTGTTTGACATTGTCCAAATGAGTACCCCttgattaagaaaagagaagaaatattTGTTGATGCAGCACAAGAAGAGAGACTGAATGTTGGAAGGTTTGTGGAGTAGAAATTGGGCAATAAAGAATTGTAGAAAGACTATAGAAACTTAGGTATCACACCTAAGGGTTTTGAGGCATCACATTATTAGAATTACACAACCTAAAGAATTCTCAAAAACTCAATTTATGTTTCATATTCCATCATTACAATAACATACATATTTATACTAGTAGATGAATTCATAGAAATCATAAAAGGACTCCTAAGGATTCACATAGGAGACATAAAGGACTTGTAAAGACTCACAAAGGAAATATAAAGgactttttaaataatattaattgacTCTAATTTTTCAAGTGTTGGAAGTTAAAACACATTAGAATTGTTGGAAATTTATAGATGACTTCTGACTTTCAAACTTTAACCCTTTGGAATTGATGAACTTTATATCATTTCTCAAATAGGCTCATCATTTTCTAAAGTATGTCCAATTAAAAGTTGGGCTTTGGAGTCTTTATTTCCgcgattataaatttttaatgGAGATTACCACTTGTCTCCATCATTTGGCTTTTCTCTTCCATTAATAGAAATATTTCATACTGCTCATTTACACTTGCTTACACTATTTCTCCATCACTATATACCCTAGGACTCATCTCTCAACTCACTCAATTCTCAAGTTATGATTTCTCCTCTAGAGTTCTTGTATCTTTCTCTACTCTTTAAAGAGTTCTGAGACTTTGAAAGTTCACCAAACACTCAAATTTGGAGTCTTATTTAGAATTGTAGCTCATTGCATCTTGGGAGACAATTACAAATAAATCATAAGCCCATAGGTGGGATAATATTGCCTTTAAGAAAGCAAAGGGTTTTATACCCTCTCACTTTGgccttaaattttcttatttgactGGACAAACTGACTTAAAAGGATGTGTCGAGAATCAAGTCCATGGTCAACAAGACTATGCTGGTGATGATGGTACCAAAAGAATACCTCCCCCATCTGAAGTGGTGCCTCAATAGTCGAAGGGGTGTATCGAGAATCAAAAGGGGACATGATCCACGTTGTCATACTGATGCTCCATTTATTTGAGCTATTGACTTGCCATTGAGTTGATTGACCAGACCTAACCTATTAGACCAATTTCATTAACTGAGAAAAATTCCAACAACCCTATTGCTTAGCAATAGCTATTCTATTTCTTACCTCTTCCATTCTATGAACCAAGTGCACTATTAGATTATGACATCTTGGTTAGAGATGGGCGCAATGATTTTCATTTGCTCATAAAGTGTTGTTCTCAAACACCATGTTGCATAAACATTTCATCAATCCATAAAGTGTTGGAAAATTTTATGTTGCATACACTTTGTATTGTCATTCCATATTCTTACTTTCCTTGCCTTTcacatttagttttttttttataataatttttacagTGAGGTTTTTATTGGTAACTTTAGAAAAATTAGATCAGTCTTCCACCATCTTACTTCAGCAATATTTTCGTTTCTATTCATGAAAATTAGAATTACACATGCTTCTTGGCAGTGCCTGCAATATTTCTATAAAAAAAGTTCAAGCTGTTGTAGTATTCTTACTTCGGGTCATTATCTTTCACATAGGTGCTTCGGGAGTATAATCATGTAAATCCTCAAGATGATGAGGAAGGGAAAATCTTTTTGAATTCAAGAGTAAGACTATATTTCTTGTTAACTTCTGAAAAGTTGTACTTTAATTGAAATTCACTTCATCAAGAAGCCACTTTATAATCTTATTACTAATTTGGTGATGCTTGCAGAACACATTACAATTGAATGTTGCAGCCTGTTATCAGAAAATGGATGAACACAGAAAATCTATTGAGACTTGCAATAAGGTAAGAACTTTACATATTTTCAGAGTTCCATGAATGTAATGACaaacaaatacaaacaaagaAAGCAGTCTGTTATTCAGCACCACTGTTGTAGCATTTCAAATAGATTTTTGATCATATGTGATGAAATATCAAAAGCCAAAGGAATTATATACTGACTCATCTTTACCATTCTGATTGCCCTTTTTTTGAGTTAAAGTGGTTAGGAACGATGGAGTGTGTTAAATTACTTTGAAGACTGATTGAGCCAACCAGACATTAGAAATATGGCTTGTTTCCGCCAGTTTATTCCTAAGATGCATCTACTGGATTGACCAACATCACAAGTTAAGCAGGAAATTGAAGAAGATAGATTCACCGATTTGGGTTTTACATGATGAGGGATTAGTAGTCCACCCTCTTGATCCTACCTTGTATCCCGAGCTATTGAATGAGGGGTTTGCTTAGAAACACCCTAATTGGGAGATCAGGGAGGCCATGCACCAAATTCCTTATTCTGTTGAATTTTTTTTCCCTGATGCATTTCCTAGTTTGAGCATATTTATTGGTTGGATACTTTGCATCAGATAACTGATGAGAGTGTAAATGGAATAAACGTGAAGCTTGAAATGAGAGAAATTTAAAAACTAGAGGTGCATTTGGTTATGGGAATGACTCTTGTGTTCCTATGAATCTCATGGAACAAGCATTTGTTTGGTTGCAAAAATAACCTTAGGATTTTAATTGCTGTGGAATTGTTATTCCCAATTCAAAATAGTTGTTCTTTATTCTATTGCATGAATAAGTATGTTGCATTTATTACATCCTTCAAATAGATTGACCCACCCACTTGGGTTAGATGTGCAGTTGAGACTCAACGTTCAATTGAGACAAGCAGACCAGATAGGTTAGTCAAGCAACTCGAGTCAGATATGTGACTGTCGGCTCAGAAGTGCTGATCATACCAGTCACACTAGTCAAGATATGTGACCAGATGGGCTAGCTAGTACTATAATTGAATATATGAATTGCAATTTCATaactaataaaagaaataaaaataatatttaagataGATGAATGTGAAATTTctatttacaattttttttattcaacaaaaatataatatCATCAATTAGATAAAAAAGTGAACGATTGAAATGAAAAAGAGCTTTTGTAGCTTGTGCAGTTGCCATGTGCTCTctagaataaaaaaaaagattgtaAGACTAATATGATCCACCATAGTTTATGCATGGGAGTGTTGTGGGGAAGAGgtgaataaaaatattttagtgTGGCAAATATGATAATGCTATGtataaattgtttaaaaatatataaaaaaaattattttttatttgagaGTGATTAGGTGCAAATCAAATACAGAATAAAATGAGAATATAGGTTAAGATTGTACATACATGTTCAAAGGACTAACAGATGCTATAGTTACATAAGTTACACATTGATTAGAATATGTAGATGTGCGGAACTATGGAGATTGAAGAAAATCTTACTTATGGTAATAAAACGGTTTACATATTAGTACTAATATAACCTTACATAGAGTTCAACAGACTGATTTATGTGTCTCGTCTTGAATGATGATTTGGTGTGGATAATTGGGATAAATTGCTTGTGCATTTGCACATTTTTGGGAGTGTTAACATGAGGTAATTGGTGATGCAATTTGCTGATATTGTTTCATTCCAAGGGCAGGTGTTAGATGCTGGCCCTGCACATGTCAAGGCCTTGTATCGACGTGGCATGGCATACATGTTGCTTGGAGATTTTGTAGAAGCaaagaaagattttgaaatggtATGTCATCTCCCTTCTGGATTTACATGCTTCATTTTTTTGATTTTATCAGAATTCATGTGCTAATGTTTCTAATTATCTAGATGATGAAAGTTGATAAAACTGCAGAACCTGATGCTATAGCTGCCCTTCTTAAGCTAAAACAAAAGGAGCAGGTACAGGACTCTGTTCTACAATATCTATTCTTAGCCTCTCTTTGACTTGATCATGATTGCCACTTTTTTCCCCCTTCAACTAGGAGACTGAAAAGAAGGCAAGGAGACAATTCAAAGGGCTATTTGACAAGAAGCCCGGAGAAATTTCTGAAGTTGGGAATGATGTAAAAGTTGGCAGCACTCCTGATGACTCAAAGCCTGAAACTCAGAACACCATGTTGGAAAAAGAAACT encodes the following:
- the LOC122043662 gene encoding peptidyl-prolyl cis-trans isomerase PASTICCINO1-like — translated: MIAGGPTDGDSNRARKLHAWWLEIHFVGCSKEKADDPEISFNPRDLEEVEIPHDDALIIQAVIANYTIHRTFVDTETNNADSVFTSVFELISFTKILYSLQVPEGLEMCVRLMLPGEIALVTSPPDYAYDKFSRPANVPEGAHVQWEIELLGFEMPKDWTGLTFQEIMDEAENIKNTGNRLFKEGKYELAKAKYEKVLREYNHVNPQDDEEGKIFLNSRNTLQLNVAACYQKMDEHRKSIETCNKVLDAGPAHVKALYRRGMAYMLLGDFVEAKKDFEMMMKVDKTAEPDAIAALLKLKQKEQETEKKARRQFKGLFDKKPGEISEVGNDVKVGSTPDDSKPETQNTMLEKETGDKDHIDGDAAESIYEPDRIGLLGRLWPSGSRIFAALGLNKCSIL